The Cutaneotrichosporon cavernicola HIS019 DNA, chromosome: 3 region GTTGGGCAAGATGGCGCTCGCAGTGCTTCGGCGCTGCAAGGTGGCCCGCTGGCACATCGCGGCTGGGAAGATAGGCGCTTCATCGTGTGGATCTATGAAGCGCGTGAGCATCTGGTCCACTCGAGTGTGTACCTCCCACACTCGACAGCACCGACGCTCCCTCACTCCCAGCATGCGTCACTGCAGGGCGGGTCTAGTCCTGGTTCGCTCGCTCACACGGAGACGATGCCTCCTCGGAGATGAGCGTGGCGGCGGGCAGGATAGAGGATGCCGTGGGCCTCAGAGCTGAGACCGAGTCCAAATGAGAAGTGAGGTGTGAGACGTCAGATGCGACATGTCAGAAGCTCGCTCCGGAAGGGATCGCTACGAGCATGGCTCAAGACGTCATGGTTGGCTGACTGCCTCTTCTAAATCTCATCTACGCTCTACCCCTTACTCATCCTTACCcctcgtctcctcgtcgtcaatACGCCGCACGACCCCCTGCAACCACTCCAAGAacctcggcgccaccaccaccgccaacGTGACACACACAGCAATAGCGCTGACCGCGCTGACCGCCGTTCGGGGGAGCACACCAAACAGCAGCGGCTCCACCAGGATATGGAAGGTCGTTTCAaagtccgagtcggccaGACCTTGAGTGTTGAAGTACGGTACTCGCGGGGCGAGAGCGCTTGCGCGGACGTGGAATACCGCCCCGTCTGGATGATGGAGAGGGATGAGTTGGAACTTGGTCGGCGTTGAGGCGGGCCAGGAGATTCGGGCTGTCCATCTCCCCGCGTCTAGGCTAGTTAGGAAGTAGACGTCGCTGTCGTTTGAGGAGAGGGTGTATGTCTCCCTCTGTCCTGCTGTGATCGGGGTCCTGCTGTCAGGCCATGGCAGAGATGGTAGAGCTCACAATTTGACGTCGGGCAGTTCAGAGTATGGGAGGGGGATACGAAAGTTGATGATCTCTGTGTCTGCCATCACTATCCCCAGCCATGCTAGCACCAGCgtgaggaagaagaggcgCATCTCCGTCGAGAGTGGATAGTAGATGGACGATGTGGAGGTTGCAAGATTACCTCCACCTCAAATTCCATTCCGTTAACAACACAACATTACCACCACCCACTCTTCAGTACGATGGACGCGAAATCCCTCCTGcgcgccaagaaggccggATCGCGTATCCAACACCCCTACGCGTCCTACTCGGCCGCCGGCCAACTCCGGTGCTCAATCTGCGCCGTGCCCGGTACGTCTACCCATGTTTGTAGCTGACCCACCCAGTGAAGCAATGGGACgcgcacctcctcaccaaggCGCACCGCCAATCTGtggcgagggagaagaaggaggaggcgtcGGCGCAGAAGAAGCGGGCGGCAGAAGAAGAGGCTGAAAGTTCCTCGAAGCGGGCCAAGATCAGCAATACCCAGGAaagtgaggaggaggggcggtCAAAGTTGCCAGCGGGCTTTTTCTCGGCTGGCAATGAGCCTCAACCCCAagaagatgaggaggaggaggaggaagaggaaaAGGAAAAGGAAAAGCAGCCTGaagccgacgccgagctcgatgcgttcctcgcctcactcaaggacgagccaGAATCCGCTGCAACTACTGCCGCACCTGCCCCTGCCCCTGCCCCTGCCCAGAGGAAGCGCCGTACGTATAAGGAGCCGGAGGAAGATGGGGTTGCGTCGTACTCTGCCGCGCctcagctcgtcaaggacaagaatgaggaggagcgggaaGCGACGCCCGAACCCGAGGAGACTGAGGCGGAGCGGCGTGCTCGCTTCGCTCGCGAGGAGCGTGAAGAAGTGCTCGCCCgtctggaggaggagcagcgtGCACAGTGAGTCACTCGTTCTTGTACAAAGCTGACAGACAGAGAAGATGCGGATGCGCGTGTCGACGCTCTCAAGGCGCGGAtggaggcgctcaagaagcgGCGGGAGGCGCGTGGCGCTGTAGGAGGAGGGAAAGGTGTGGCGGCAAAGGCGCTGGCCAAAGCCGCGAGTAAGAAGAAGTAGAGGGGTGGTGAGGGAGTGGTAATGCATAATATACAATCTAAGTCTAGTGCTTGATTACCTCCTGCTCTTGTGTATCTTGGCGGAGTTGGTGCGTGGAGTGGCAGGGGTGAGGCGTAGCTTGCCATCGACACGGGTGGggttgacgacctcgccgatgCGTTCGGGATACTGGTCGGTGGGCAGGTgtgcctcctcgagctccttgatcCAGTCGCtgacgtcctcgcccgtcTCGCGCGCATAATTCTCAATGCTCTTAATGGCAGCCGCTCGGCGTTTTTCCTGCGCAATCTTGGGTCCGAGGCCCATGGCGAGCATCTGcgcccgctcctccttctccctctctcgCTCGGCCTTGTGCGCAGCCCTACGCACAGTCCTACGCGCGCTGATgaggtcgcgctcaagcgccttggcctcatGGTACGccttctcgagctgctcggcgcGACTCCACCCTTGCTCGTCCATattggcctcgacctcctccttggtcaCTGGCCTCTGTAAATCGCTTTCGTCGTAGGTCGGCCTGACGTCTGGTGTCGGACCGAGTGCCCAGTAATACTCAGGCATGTGTGTGCGCGGTGTGGGAACCTCCGTCGGTGGATCCCGGCCCATCTTGTTCGCCTCAAACACCTTCCGGCGGTATGCCCGCATCGCCGCCCGTTCAGAGTCGAGAATCCCCTGCGCGGTCGTGATTGGCATCATCACCTTGGCCTTGTGGATAAGGTTatgcgcctcgaggccacCGAGGATGTTGTTCTTAAGGAAACTGGGGTTAGGGCAAAACACAGTGGGACTAACCGCATCGCCTGGAAGGGATGGTGAGGCAACGGCGTCACAGGTGGTGGAACCCAGACGCGCCGCCCTTCACGAATGTTGCTGACCCGCTTCATCCTGATCctgccctcgtcgtcaatTGCTTGTGTCGCCTGGATCACTGGCCGCGTCCCCTCAGTGCCCATTCGCCATATGTCCTGCGACTTTAGGAGCCGGTGCTTTGTGAACATGTCCTTGACCATCCCCGTCGCAGACCTCGTCCAGACGGTGTGTGGTGATGGTTCGTCTGCGGCATTGTCGTGGTGGGAGTCGGGAGGGGAATGGAAGAGGCGAACGCGCCAGAGCGCAGGCGTTGATGGTCCTGATGAGGATGCGCGGTGGAAGAGAGGAGCTGCTTGCCTCAGGACGCTGTCCTTTAACATCTTGGGCTGTAACGATGATGAGATTGAATGAGGCAACAAGTGTGTTGAGAGACTcggttgggtggcaaaaTCGAACATTTACTCCCGCCGTGCCTGGATGGTGGAGGTGCCGAtatcgagctcgagctcgagcccgaTCCCAGCGTTGCACTCACCTTTATCGCAGACTCAATATGGGCCAGGTCCAGTCGGCCTTTGACCCAGACCAAACCGTGAGTCGGTAGTGTATGCGCGCATGTCGTATCTCACCTCACCGAACTGTGCCTTGAGCCTTACACACTTTGGCGTGACGGCTTGGCTGGCCGCGCTCCGCTCAGACACGCTGATACCAGTCCCGCGCGCCTGAAGGCTATGTCGTCCCTCCCTTTCCAAGCCTGTATAATCCCTCCATCGTCTCGACCAAGCACCAGCGGGGCTTCTTCCTGCACGATGCGACTGGTGCGTCGTCTCACTCGTTGACTGCAGCGCTGACCGCAGCGATCTGGAAGTTTACGTTCTACTGGACGCTCATCTTGATGAGCACAACGTTCGAGGCGTGTGCAGCTCTCGCCGTCTTAGCGCAGCTGTTATCTCGCAGTGCAGCGAGACAGAGAGACGCCGCAGCCAACGCCGGGCGACAGAAAAAGTTCCGACAGCGACGCCGGGCACCGTTCTACCTCTTGCTCCTCATCCCTATCGCGATGGGTGCCATCGCAACGTTCGTGTCGCTCGTATCAGGGACGGTTGTCGGGTTCGCACTCGCAGCCGTGTATAGCGCCGGCGGATTCGCAATGAGCACGTGGGTGCCGTTCATGTGGGGCATGATCCAGGTTGTCGTCCTTATAATTGCGTGAGTCTACACGAGAAACGGGCGTGGGTCGGAAAGGATACTTCCACTGACGCACAGGAGCTACTCGTCCCTCACTCGTGTGCTATAGTCAACCCTCTTTGGCTTGCCATCTCGCCGGCCACCGCAACTCTTCTTGTACTATCTGTGTAGTCATTCATTCAGTTGTATCATGCATTTCAGCCGCGGCTGCCGTCACCTCCACAGAGAACCACAGGTCCATTCTGCTCGCAGCAATGCGCGTCTACAGTCAACGGTGCAAGATAATGTCTGCACTACAAGTATACGAAAGGAAATGTCACTCTTGCTATGGTCGGTGAGCCAATTAATCGGCCCGGTgtgaagaaggaggaggttcgccgaggccaaggcgctgTCGGACAAGGCTCGCCGAAACATGGCCCTCCATCTCGATAAGTTCTTGGTGACTGTAGCTGAAGCGTCGGCACGACCGAGTGCGCTTCAGTCTGCTGGTGAGATACTTAGCATCTGGAAACTGCTCGAACTTGGGAACGTAGATAGCCGTCATGCCCTCCTGTCCGTTGGTGTGGAATGACCTGCGTGTTGAGTGCCCGTCCGAGCCTTGGGTCGAAATTGAGCCTGTGAGGGAGTGGCCTCTGTCACTGTGCGAGTCGTTTTTTTCGAGCCGATGAGCGATTCTTCCATCGGCTCCATATGACGAGGTCGGGTTAGAGTTAGACTCCTCCACTGTCTCCAAGATTGGGTAGTGAATGCTGCTCGGCCTTGCTCTGGCTACATGTTCTGTTGAAGCTCCGTAGTAATTAGGACGACTGGGAAgagaggcggcgcgactAAGGTGATTGGAGAGGAAGGTCCGTGGATATCTCGGCGATGCCGAGTCGGTTTCGTCCCGAATGAGCTCCCCGATGAGCTTCTCCATGATGTCTTCGAGAGTTATAATACCTATCGGCTCGACTTGGATACGAGGATGAAGAGTAGCCTTTCCCGACCGTCTGGTTGTGCTGTCGTCGAACCTGGTGTTGACGCTTGCCATGCTTCGCTGCTCGCTGTTGATGGCCTTCTCTGAGTCTTCGGTGTCAACTTCCCCCCTGCAGACCCTCGCCGCTATCTTGGACTGAAATCGTTCTTTCCAAGTTGTTGCAATAACTGAGCTCTCGTCATCGCTGAAGGTCGACTTTGGGTGGTAGACTAAGGCCATGTGCCGctggcgctcaaggagaacTTTGAGAACATTCGTTAGGGGTTcttgggcggcgacgagggggaGCTCGTACAGGATTTGCTTGTCCATTGGCGTGCGGGTTTGAGGGTTCTCAAGGATCAGGTTCTTGGAGAGGATATACCCAAGAATGGTTCGGccgtcctctccctcaGTATACAGGATAATGCGAGACCAGCCCGCCTCTTGAATCTCGCAAAAGGTCTTGTAGTCCAGTTGTCTTCCGAGTGGGATCATGAACGCCTTATGGATGGGGACCATTACATGTCTGGCGGTGTGGAGCGACAGCGTGAGGGCATTCCAAGTCATCTCCGCAGTAAagatgtcgaggtcgccatcAACATCGGTGCGGTGCtggcggacgagctcgcgtaGCTCGTAACGACGG contains the following coding sequences:
- a CDS encoding uncharacterized protein (Putative transmembrane protein 170), whose protein sequence is MGQVQSAFDPDQTSRAPEGYVVPPFPSLYNPSIVSTKHQRGFFLHDATAIWKFTFYWTLILMSTTFEACAALAVLAQLLSRSAARQRDAAANAGRQKKFRQRRRAPFYLLLLIPIAMGAIATFVSLVSGTVVGFALAAVYSAGGFAMSTWVPFMWGMIQVVVLIIASYSSLTRVL